GATGAACTCATTGCCCACAGGAGGAAGAATGGTCCGCCACGCCTGGGGCAGGATAACGTAGAACATAGTCTGAGTCCGGTTGAATCCGAGCGACCGGGCGGCTTCCATCTGCCCCTTGTCGATGGATTCTATACCCGCCCGGAAGACTTCTCCCATGTAAGCGCCGTAGCACAGGGACATGGCGATGATGGCCGCCACCATATCCGGCAGTCGCACGAATCTTCCCAGGGCATAATAGATGTAGAAGAGCTGAACGAGAAGCGGAATCCCCCGGACGACTTCCACATAAGTCGATGCAACGGCATTGATGAGAGCATTCTTCGATATGCGGCCAAGGCCGGTGATGAGCCCCAGGAATACGGCGAAAACGATGGAAAAGAAGGTGACTTCGAAGGTGATGAGTATCCCATCGGGCAAGAACTTGACGATCTTGAGGTAGGGGTCCGGCTGGAAAAAAACCAGACTGCCGAGAATGATCAAAGCCCCCACAAAAGAGATACGCCAGGCGGAAAAGAGCCCGGCATCTTTTTTTCTCGGAATGGCCGCACCATCCGTGACATCGATGATCTTTTTGTCTATAGGCATCGCTTCCGACTTTTCTCAAATGAATCATGCACTGCAAAAACAGCAAGAATAATCCTTGCAGGTAAAACGGGCTTCGCCGCGCCTTTCCAAACGGTGCAATGGGCATACACGCAAAAGCGCGCCGAGCATTGGATTCTCGAGCGCGCTTATTGTTCATTTATCCCTTAGACATTGAATTCGACAGCCTATTGCCCCATCCATTTGGCGCGAAGTTCCTTATCGATACCTTTGGCCTGTACCGCTGCGATGCCTTTGTTGATGAGGTCGAGGACTTCCTTGTTTCCCTTTTTGACGGCTATTCCATAATACTCATCGCCGGTATCCAGAACGGCGGCTATTTTCAGTTTTGCCGCATACTCTGCCTTCTGAAGAGCATACTGGGCTGCTACGGGATCGTCGCAGACCACACCGTCTATGCGGTTGCTGAACAAATCTTCCATGGCGAGCCCGATTTCGTCATAAGACTTGGCCGTAACCCCTTCGATTTTCTTGATGGCAAAGTAGCCGGTGGTGCCGATCTGGGCGCCCACGGTTTTGCCTTTCATTTCTTCGAGGGTCTTTGCAGTGGATTCTTTGGGAACGACGAGAGCCTGACGCACTTTGAAGTAGGGAATTCCAAAATCCATTGCATTCTTTCTCTCTTCGGTAATGGTGACCGACGAGCAAACAGCGTCATACTGCCCCGCATCCAGGCCGGCAAATATACCATCCCATGCCACATTCTTGAAAACCACATCAAAACCGGCTTCTTTGGCTACAGCCCGAACATAGTCCGTATCAAAGCCAATGATTTCTTTCTGGTCGTTCATGAATTCCATGGGTGGCCAAGTGGCATCCTGTGCAACGACAATGGTTTTCGCC
This region of Desulforhabdus amnigena genomic DNA includes:
- a CDS encoding basic amino acid ABC transporter substrate-binding protein gives rise to the protein MMKRVLLTLIAAVMLTSSVWAKTIVVAQDATWPPMEFMNDQKEIIGFDTDYVRAVAKEAGFDVVFKNVAWDGIFAGLDAGQYDAVCSSVTITEERKNAMDFGIPYFKVRQALVVPKESTAKTLEEMKGKTVGAQIGTTGYFAIKKIEGVTAKSYDEIGLAMEDLFSNRIDGVVCDDPVAAQYALQKAEYAAKLKIAAVLDTGDEYYGIAVKKGNKEVLDLINKGIAAVQAKGIDKELRAKWMGQ
- a CDS encoding amino acid ABC transporter permease, which translates into the protein MPIDKKIIDVTDGAAIPRKKDAGLFSAWRISFVGALIILGSLVFFQPDPYLKIVKFLPDGILITFEVTFFSIVFAVFLGLITGLGRISKNALINAVASTYVEVVRGIPLLVQLFYIYYALGRFVRLPDMVAAIIAMSLCYGAYMGEVFRAGIESIDKGQMEAARSLGFNRTQTMFYVILPQAWRTILPPVGNEFIALLKDTSLVSILAVADMLRRGREFASETFTYFETYTVIALVYLLITLLLSKLVSLMEEKLNYYDRS